TTCATCGACAATGTTTCCAGCCACGTTTTCCAACAGTTTTGCAGGTCGTTTCATTATCGCTTTCAATAATTCGAATACCTCTGCATAGCTCAGCGTGTCTTCAACGTCGTCCGACTGCATTGCCTTTTCAATGGGATATTGTAAGCGAAGGTCGATGAGGTAATCATTGCCAACCTCTCGTTCCAAGTCTCCCACACCGATATAAGCGTGGAATCGGACACCTTTTATATATATATAGCTCGATTTCAGAATCATAATGTAGCTCCTCCGGAATGGAGGAGCTGTTTGTTTAAGAATTAATTATCCACATCTTGAAGCACCGCAACTGGTGCAAATCAGGCAGCCTTCCTGATAGACGAGGGTTTCCTGACCACAAGCAGGGCACTGCTGGCCCGACGCTTTCGTTCCGTCTGTAACATATTTCTTCAGCGCGCGCTCTACACCGTTCTTCCAAGTATTGATGCTTTCGTTCTTCAACTGCAATGAACTCACGAGGTTTATCACATTGTCGATTGGCATTCTGTAACGGAGCACACCCGAAATGAGCTTTGCGTAGTTCCAATATTCGGGATTGAATTTCTCTGAAAGCCCCTCTACGGTTGTTTTGTAGCCACGTTTGTTCTCGAACTGGAAGTCGTAACGGCGGCTTCCGTCTTCATTTGTAGACTTGATAATCTTA
The Prevotella sp. HUN102 genome window above contains:
- the folB gene encoding dihydroneopterin aldolase yields the protein MILKSSYIYIKGVRFHAYIGVGDLEREVGNDYLIDLRLQYPIEKAMQSDDVEDTLSYAEVFELLKAIMKRPAKLLENVAGNIVDELTEAFPKIEGIDLKLTKLNPPMGADCDGAGVELHLINDKTQ